The Callospermophilus lateralis isolate mCalLat2 chromosome 18, mCalLat2.hap1, whole genome shotgun sequence nucleotide sequence gcagatagactccttttatttaaaaatctcaaaaaaacaaaacaaaaacacaaaaataaatttttaagacaatatattacttaatatattatTATAGCATACTTACAATAATTATACCATCGTTTCCAATATTACAAAAAGGCAGGAAAATACAAGGGAAGCAGACGACCcaatatatataaataactatAAAATCTTATTAGAATAAATAAAGTCGTCATAAATAAGGGGCCCATTGGCTTGGGAGGAGGGATTTGGCAATAACTTTGGCTACTTGCTGTGGAGGGAAATTTGAGCACCAGGATTCTCCCTCGGGGAGGTTCCAATCACCAAACACTGGAACCTCGGGTCTAGGGAAAAATGGGAGGGGACATAGGGGCCTactattcacagcaaacaattccagGAGACAGTTGGGCAGGGGAGAGGACTCACTGGTTCCCTCAAATATGCTACATGTTTTAAAGAACCCCAGAAAACACTGTTCCCCAACACCATGAACACTGAGTTTGCACACTGGGGACCTGCCCCAGGGTGGCATGGGGGAGGGGTTAATGCATTATGGAATGTGGAGGGAGGGCCACTTGATTAAATCAGGAATCCCCCAGGTTCCCACAGCACAAGTGCCTCCCCTTGAGATCCAGCTGATGCCTACTAGGCAGGCACTTGTCATTCAGAAACAGAGATTCGATTGAAGATGGGGAGTCGTCGTGGGGCTGCAGGTGGCTGAGGTGGCACAAAAACCCCAGCCTCAAAGACAGGTGAATCGGATCCCCCCAGGCTGCTGCCGCTGCTAGCATATTCATCAGGGTCAGATCCCAGGCTGTGTGCAGAAGGGCTCCGGGCCAGGCCACCCAAGGGCCCCCAGATGCTGCCAGGAGTGGCCCTTTTGCAAGAGGGGCAACAGGCTGGGGTGGGGTCCCTTCGAGTCACAGGGGTCCCAGGGGCAGCAGAGAAGGCAGAAGGTGAAAGTGGGAGGTCCCcaggtggtggtggggagctGGAGGGTGAGAAGGAACATGAGGACAGGGAAGGGCCTGCCAGgcctggtggtggtggggaggttCGGCGGCCAGAGGGCAAGCCAGAGAAGCTGATGCTCTGGCGCAGCACATGGGGGTGGCCAGGGGCCGCCAGGTCCTCGTTGAGATTGTGAATGAAGTGGCACCGTGAGCCGTAGGGGCAGCGGCCCTGGAGGTAGAATTTGTGGCAGAGTTCCGTCTTGTACTTGGGGTGGCGATTGGCCTGGCGCAACTCACCCAGGCCATGGGCAAACTGGCACTTAGCCCCATAGCGACAGCGCCCACTCTCTGAGAAGGTCCGACACAGTTCAGTCTTGTAGCGGGAGGAGGTGGTAGGGGTGGCAGTAGGCGAAGTGGGTGAGGGCGACTGCTCAGGCCCCGGGCGGGGAACAAGGGGTGCAAAGCCAGGAGGTGGGGGCACCCAGCCACAGCTGCGGCCCTCCACAAGGCTGGTAGAGCGGCCAGGCAAGCGGGAGGTGACCCCAGAAGGGTTGCTGGAGTCAGATGAGTTCAGGCTCCAGAGTCCAGAGGACTCAGTTCCTCCGTGGTCGGATGACAGGTCAGGGCCCAGCGacaagaggctctgtgggaaTAGTGTTCGGTTAGGACACCCGAAAACCGAAAACGCAGGGTGACGCCCCGCCCCACGGCACAAGAGCCTGCCAGTCCGGTTTGTGGGCTCCGGGCCTGAGCCCCACCCCATTACAGAAACTCCTGGGTTCCAGATCCCAGGGATCCCGGTGGAGGTTCTGGGTTTATCTACGACTGACGCCTATTCTGAGAGACCCAGAAACACATCCCCGCGCCGCCGAGGAGTTAAGAGCGGTCCCAAAGTTACAGCACACAACTGTTCCTCAATTTGAAGCCTCTGGGCCTCCGGGGATACGGATGAGTTTCGTAACTGGGGGACCAGGCAAAGCTGACCTAGGAGACCGCGTCTTGGGTTTTAGGAACTCTGATTAGGAGCGGAGGCAGAAGTTGGTCCCAACCCCCCCCTCCGCGGTGGAACTTCAACCCCAGAAACGCCTCCGCGCAAAACCGCGCCCTCAGCAACTAGGGGTGAGCCAGGTGTGGGGGCCATTTCCGCTTCCAGGCAACCCTAGTTTTAGAAAAGTGCGCCAGCTTTCCGTCTCCAGGGCCGCCCCACCCGTGTTTGGGCTGCGACCCGGGAGTTGTGGGCTCTATTTTCCCGTCCTGATAATCAGGCTGGTCTGAGAAAGGAGGCCGACGGCCCCGGCCCGAGTTTGCGGCGCCAGAAGAGTAGACAGGCGTGTGGTCCCCCGGGAATGCGGTCGGAGGGCACTCACCTCGTAGATGGCAGTGAGATCCATGGCGGCGCGGGTGGCCATGAAGGGCGGGCCAAAAGTCCGAGCGCTGAAGTCAGGCTGCTGCGGGTGGCGAGAGCCAGCATCTTATAGGACCGCTTGGGGGCGTGGTCACGAGAGGCGGGGCCAGGAGGGGCGCTTCCCGGACGCGCGCCCGCGGCTCGGCCCGCCGGGCCTCGTACCAGTTCCCTTCCGCCCGCCCCCGGCTAGGATGCGCCTGAACTTGGCCGGGAGGCAGCCACGACCCAGCGGGAGGGCCTGGGATGGGAAGCTAGAGCCTGAAGCGCCCAGGGAACTGGGAGAATGGCTCCAGGGGCAAAAGAGAGGGGCTGAGGCCGTGTGCACGTGCGAGACGGACATTCTGGGGGAGGGGAGAGACTGAGGAAGAGACAGAGATAAGACGAGATGCAGAGAGAAAAACAAAGAGCGGCACGCAGCTAGAGACCTAGCCCCGCCAGGCGGaggcgcacacctgtaacccagctgggaggctgaggcgggacaaTCCCAAGTTTCAGGGCAgtgtcagcaatttagcgagaccctcggcaatttagtgaaaccctgtctcaaaaaaaaaaaaaaaaaaaaaagaaagaaagaaaagaaaaagaaaaaaagaaagctggggatgtagctcagtggcaaagcaccctgggttcaatgcctagtcccaaatcaaaaacaaacaaaaaacgaaggtacagaagaggaagggaagaagaggagggaggaagaagtGGGGAAACCAGAGATGGCCCCTGAGAGATAGATTCAGAAGGAAAAACGACACGGGAGAGgcacataagaaaaaaaagagaaaaacagtgaGAAACACCTGCAGAGAGACAGAAATCTGCAGGGGCAAAAGGAAGAGCCGAGACCACAGACCTTTTGGAAGGGAATTCTCTTCGCAGAC carries:
- the Zfp36 gene encoding mRNA decay activator protein ZFP36 — protein: MATRAAMDLTAIYESLLSLGPDLSSDHGGTESSGLWSLNSSDSSNPSGVTSRLPGRSTSLVEGRSCGWVPPPPGFAPLVPRPGPEQSPSPTSPTATPTTSSRYKTELCRTFSESGRCRYGAKCQFAHGLGELRQANRHPKYKTELCHKFYLQGRCPYGSRCHFIHNLNEDLAAPGHPHVLRQSISFSGLPSGRRTSPPPPGLAGPSLSSCSFSPSSSPPPPGDLPLSPSAFSAAPGTPVTRRDPTPACCPSCKRATPGSIWGPLGGLARSPSAHSLGSDPDEYASSGSSLGGSDSPVFEAGVFVPPQPPAAPRRLPIFNRISVSE